The Gemmatimonas sp. DNA window CGATGAGCGTGTTGCCACCGGTCGGCACCACGCGCTCAGTTACCGAGCTGGAGTCGGCACGATACAACGTTTGTCCGTTGACGGTGTTCGTGTCGTAGCGGCTCACGATGTATACCGCCGGCCCAAGTTCGTTCTGTCGGAAGCCACGCACCGTGGTTGGACCGCCCGCGTACAACCGCTCCTGTGGCGGAATGAAGCCGCCCGTACGCGGCGTCGTGCCACCACCGTACACCACGCCACCGCGCAGATGCGCGACCAGCGTGGCGCCACCACGCAGTGCACGATACCACGACACGTCACCGGTGCCGCGATTGAATTGCTGCGAACGATCGGAGCCAATGAGCGTGCTCGCATGACGCACGTTCAACCGCACCGTACTGCCACCGGTGGGCCGCAACGGATCGTTCACGCGTTCGCGCACGATCGAGTATTCCAACGCGGCCAAACGATTGTTGCGCTGCAAAAACGTGCGCGACTCGTTGTCGCACGCATTGAACACGGCGCAGAAAAACGCGGGCTCCGCCTCGGTACGACCCAGCTCCACCTGATAGCTCAGCGTGCTCGGCACGCGCGCAATCGGAAACGGATCGGTCACCGACAGCGCCCCACCGATCGGCGTGCGACGCAGGAACGCCTTGTACTCGGACAGCGTGGAGCTGAACAGCGTGAGCGACGGCACACGCGCCTGATTGGCCCGCACCGGCTGTCGCACGGTCATCGACGTGTAGTAGTTCAGCGTGCGGCTGTACGGATCGCTGCGCGCCTGTCCCTGACAGAGATTCGGCGCGCCGTCGAGCGGATCACCGAGTCCGATCTTGCTCACACGACCGGTGAGTTCCAAGCGCTGCGCAAAGGGCAGGAAGTCACGATCGGTGAGCGAACCCTGCATGCGGAAGCAATCGAGCGTGGCCCAGCCCAATCCGCCGCGCGCCGCCCAGCGATCACCCTCCACCAGCCGCACCACGAGGTTCACGATCGAGTCGCCCGCCGGCTGGATGCTGTCGGGCTGCAGATCGACGCGCTGAAAGGCGTCGGTCTGATAGAGATTGCGCTGCGCGTCGATGATCGCGCGGGCCGAATACCAGTCACCCGTCTTGAGTGCCATCGCCCGACGGACCGTGGCATCGGAGACGCGCCGGTTGTCGTCGCCGGCGTCTACCTCGAGCGCGATACGACCGAGCTTGGCCCGTACACCAGGCACCACCGACACTTCGACATCGGCCGTGCGCAACACGGTGTTCGTAGTATAGGCCACCAACGCCTCGGCCTGCGGCCAGCCCTTGTTGCGCAGCCGTCGCACGAGGGTGTCCCGACCGGCTTCGAGCGCACCACGATCGAACACGCCACCAACGGCCAACGGGAAATCACGCGCCGCGTCGCGTACGTCGGGGTGGATCTCGAGCCCCTGCAGCGCGAGCGCCGTAATGCGCATCGGCTCGCCTTCGCGAATGGTGAACGTGATCTCGATCACACCGGGCTTCACCGTGGTGACCGTGGTGTCCACCTTCACATCGAGAAAGCCGCGCCGGCGATACAGGGTCTCGAGCCGCTGTACATCCCGCGAGAACTCCACTGGGTCGAGGCAGCGCCGCTCGCCGATGACTGGTAATCCGGCAACGGACGACGGGGATGTGGCCACCGTGGCCGCGAGGGCGACAGCGGCATATTCGCGATTCCCGGCGAATCGGAGCGCACGCACTTCACGGTCGCCGCGATCGCAGGACAGATCCTGGGCGGCGGCCGGACGCGCGACCGAAAGTGTTGCGAGCGCGAAGAGGAGATGGACGAGAGGTCGCACGTTCTATAGCGTTGAAGCTCACGTGGGATCGCCCCTCAGTCAACCGCACATGTCATCGATTCGCCCGTCACGTTCGTTCTGCTCGCGGCTCTCGCCGTACACCATGGTCTGCACCATGCTGGTGAGCACCGTGCTGGTCAGCACGCTGGCCGGCTGCCGCACCGGCGAGGCGACTCCTGACCGTCACGCGCTCATCGACTCACGCGATTGGTACGATCCGCGTTCGCTCGATCCGGCCAAGGCCACTGACGTGCCCAGCGGACGGGCCGTGGCGTATCTGTTCGACGGCCTCACCAAGTTCACCCCCGCTGGTCAGGTGCAGCCGTCGATCGCGCGGTCGTGGGACGTCTCGCCCGACGGCCTGCAGTACACGTTCCACCTGCGTGCCGACGTCCGCTTCCATGACGGCGCGCCGCTGCTCGCGCGCCATGTCGCCCAGTCGTTTCGCCGCGTGCTCGACCCGGCCACCAAGAGCGGCACGGTGTGGCCGCTCTACCCGATCAAAGGCGCCCGCGCCTTCGCCGACGGCAAGTCTGACGGCAAGGGCACCGCACTCGGCATCGAGACGCCAAACGACACGACGGTCATCATTACGCTCGACGAGCCGTTCGCGATCTTCCCGAAGCTGCTCGCCATGCCCGTGGCGTCGATCCTCCCCGACTCGGTCGGCGTCGACTTCAGTGAGCACCCCATCGGCACCGGACCGTGGAAGCTCGTGGAGTGGAAGCACGACGACTATCTCAAGTTCGCCCGCAACGCCACGTACTTCGGCGGCGCGCCCTCCATCGACACCCTGATCGCCCGCATCATCCCCGAGCCGTCCACTGCCGTCGCCGAGTTCGAAGCCGGCACGGTCGACATTCTCTACGTGCCGGAAGACCAGACGCGCGACTGGGAAGAGACCGACACGAAGAAGGCCACGCTCGTGAGCGCACCGGCGCTGCGCTTGTGGTACATGGGCGTGAACGTCACGCGCGGCCCGCTGAAAGACGTGCGCGTGCGACAGGCGATCGCCCACGCCATCGACGTCCCCACCCTCCTCGCCCAGCTCCTCGCCGGCCGCGGCACCATCGCCGCCGGCGTGATCCCGCCCACGCTCGAAGGCTTCGACAAGGCACGGCAGCCATACGCGTACGACACCCTCGCCGCGCGCAAACTCCTTGCTGACGCCGGCTACGCCAACGGCATCGACCTCGAGTTGTGGAGTTCGCAAACCGCACCCATGCCGCGCCTCGCGCAGGCCATTCAAGCGTATCTCGCCACGGTGGGCGTTCGCATCAAGCTCGTGCAACGCGATGCCAGCTCCATGCGCGCCGCCGCCCGCGCCGGACAAACAGACCTGGTCGTGAAGGACTGGTACGCCGATTACCCCGACGCCGAGAACTTCCTGTATCCGCTGCTGCACACCGCGAACCGCGGCGCCGGCGGCAATGTGTCGTTCTTCAGCGACGCCACGTTCGATCGATTGGTCGACGCGTCACGGCGCGAGAGCGACGCGGCCAAGCGCGCGGTGTTGTATGCGGCGGCGGACTCGGTGGGCTATGCACAAGTCGGCATGGTGCCCCTGTTTTTCTACAACGAGGTGTACGCGGTACAACCGTGGGTCAAAGGATTCGAAGTTCCGGTCATTTTTAATGGGCAACGATGGGAGAAGGTTACGATGGGGACTGATAAGAAGCGCTAAGAGTGAACGGCGCTAAAAGTCACAGGCGCTAAAAGTCAGAAGCGCTAAGAATTAGGGGCGAAACTACGAACGGCGTTGGGATGTGCGTGGTCGCGGGCTTTTGGTGACGGTGGTTGGGCATGGGCGCACTACCGTGCGCTATGCCAAACCACTTCGACCTCCGTGTGTACGACGCGGCGTGCCAACTCAGCACCGTCGTGATCGACTCCCTCGATCATTGCGAGTGCAGCCGCGTGCCTGGGCTTTGTGCGCAGTTGATCAGCGCGGTCGGCTCGATCGCCGCGAATACCTCGGAAGGCGCCGGTCGCGGAACGGCCCCACAGTTCCTCAATCAGTTGCGAATCGCCTTGGGCTCCGCCAACGAAACCCGCACGCATCTCATGCGTGCACGCAACGAGGCGAGATTGGCAACCAAGCCGTACTTCCTCTGCGATTCGAAGGCGCTAGTCACCGCAAGGATGCTGGCGTCCCTCATCCGCCGAATCGAGGAAGACGAGGCCCGGCGGAAGAACGAGCGCAGTTAGCAGTTCACGCCGTTGATTCTTAGCGCTTCTGATTCTTAGCGCCGTTCACTCTTAGCGCTTTTGACTTTTAGCGCCGTTCGCCGTTCAATCCGCCCCACCCGCGCGCCCTTTCCCCTCCCGTTTCGCCCGGTACAACGCCGCATCCGCTCTTCCCATCCACGCTTCCACGCCTTCGCCGCCGTGGTACGAGGCGTAGCCGACGCTCGCGCTCAGCGCTGGTGCGTCAGCAGCGAACGGAGGGCCTGTTTCTGCGATCTTCTGCACCAGGCGTTCCGCCAGTCGTCCGGCCACGTTGGCGTTGGTATTCGTGAGAATGACCACGAACTCGTCGCCGCCGATGCGGCAGATGACGTCGGAATCTCCCAAGAAGACGCGGGTCAACGTGTCGGCCGTGGTCTGCAACGTGGCGTCACCGGCGGAGTGCCCGTAGCCATCATTGATCTGCTTCAGGTGATCGAGATCGACCAGCACGAGCGATACGGGCGCGCGATTGAGCGTATGCATCTGCACCGCGCGTTGGGCGGCGCGTTCGAAGCGCTTGCGGTTGCCGAGTCCGGTGAGGGGGTCGGTTTCGCTTTCGCGCTTGGCCTCTTCGAGCTGAGAGCCCAACTGGTCGATACGTTCGGCCAGCATGCCGTACGCGACCTGCTGTGTATCGCGGCGGGTGCGCGAGATGTCGGTGATCGCCGAGATCGCCTGCAGCACTTCGTCTTTCACGGCGTGCGTCTCGAGGCCATGAATGGCGGTTTGCACGCGGGTGATCTGCACCGACGTGGCTTCATCGGCGTGCAGATCGGCCTGCGCCACCGTGTGCACGCGCTCCACGCAGGCCCACAGCGCATCACGCAAATCGGACAGCGCCGACTCCACATAGCGCTTCTCCCGCCGACGATGGTCGGTCAGCGCCCGGGCAGCGCCCCGGTAATCGCGCTCGGCGGCACTCAACGACCCGCGCGACTCGCCCGCCGAGAGCGGAACACCGAGCACCGTGTGGCGACGCCACCGCTCGAGCTCTTCCCCCGCCTCGCTCGACGACACGTCGGGCAGATCGAAGCTCCCCTGCGCGTACGCCGACAGCACCTGCCCGAAGGCGTCGAGCAGCGGCGCGAGGTCGAACGCCTCGTCGGCGGTGGCCACCGCTGATGCGGCCGTCGCTGAGACGGCCGTCGGTGCGACGGGTGACGGGACGACAGCTGGGCGATCGGCGGCAGAACGACGGAATAGCATGAAGGCGACGAGGAAGTGAATCGGATGGTCCCCGGCGACAGGCGCGGGAAGTGGTCAAGAGTATCGGCCCGACTCCCACGGGGATTAATGTTGCTGACATGCTGTCGCTGCTCGCCCGTCGCCTCTTGCTCTCCCTGCCCACGTTGGCCGGGGTGCTGATCGTCGTGTTCCTCCTGCTCTATGTCGCGCCGGGGGACCCGGTGCAGGCCATGGTCGGGGAACGCGCCGACCCGGCCACGATCGCGCGGCTCCGGGCCGAACTTCGCCTCGACGACCCCCTCCCGGCGCAGTTCTTCCACTATGCCAGCGGCGTACTGCAGGGTGACCTTGGCCGATCCTACGTCACCAATCGCCCGATCATCAGCGACATCGCCGAGCGCTTTCCGCGCACGCTGCTGCTGGCCACGGCGGCCATGCTGCTGGCCACGATCAGCGGCGTCACCATCGGCGTGCTCGCCGCCGTACGCCCCAACGGCTGGTTCGACCGCCTCGCGCTCGCCACGACGTACCTCGGGATTTCCTTCCCCGTGTACTGGATCGGCCTGCTGCTGATCGTCCTCTTCGCGGTCACCCTGCGCTGGCTGCCGGCCTCGGGCTACGGTCGCATCGAGTTTCTGATCCTCCCGGCGCTGGCGCTGGGCTCGCGCTCCATCGCCTACCTCGCCCGCGTGACTCGTTCCTCGATGCTCGAGGTGTTGGGCGCCGACTTCGTGCGTACGGCCCGCGCCAAAGGACTGACGGAATCCGGCGTGATCATCCGCCACGCCCTGCGCAACGCGCTGATTCCCGTGATCACGGTGATCGGTCTCGACTTCGGCGCCTACCTCACCGGCAGCATCCTCACCGAAACGATCTTCAGCTGGCCGGGCATCGGCCGCTACGTGGTCATGGCGATCGCACGACGCGACCTCCCGGCCGTACAGGGCGCCGTGCTCTTTCTGTCGGTCGTGTTCGTGCTGGTCAATCTGGTGACCGATCTCGCGTACCAAAAAGCCGATCCGCGGGTGCGGGCCTAGTTCGGGTGCTCCGCCGTAGGCGCCGTGTGTGTGGATAGCCCGTAGTTCACGCGAAGCTCGCGAAGGGCGCGAAGGGCGCGAAGAACAGCAAAACAATTTTCGTTTTTGCTTTTGCAGTTCTTCGCGTGCCTTCGCGTTCTTCGCGAGCTTCGCGTGAACCAGCGATCCCTCAACGACCAATAAAACTCCCCGCAAGCACTCCAGCCGGCACTCAGTCGTCCTTCTGCCCGAACACCGCCAAGTGCGACGAGTGCCCCGGCGCGACCGGTTTCGATGGCCGTGTTAACCTTGATCTCGTCCTTCTCGATGTCGAGGCCCCACTCCAGCAACGTGCCGAGGTCGGATACGTAGCCGAGCATCGGGAGCACGAGCGTGACCGACTTGGCCTTGTCGCGCAGCTGCGCGCACCAGTCGAAGGCCGAGTCACCACCACCGATGATCAGCACATCCCGACCGCGATTCGATGCCGGCGGGGATTACTACGGCGCGCGTCGGGGAACGGTCCGTTTCCGTGCCCAGCACCAAGTGTCCGTCCTCGTGCTCGAGGCCGACCACGCGCTGCCCCAGGTGTTCGAGATAACGGCGGAGTATGGGGTAGGGAGTATGGGGTAGGGGGTCAAACAACCGAACGACTCCGTACCCCCTACCCCCTACTCCCTACTCCGCTGTCGTCCATCTCGCGTATAATGCGGAATGAAGATCTACACCCGAGCAGGTGACGAGGGCGCGACCGCCCTCTTTGGTGGCGGCAAGGTTGGCAAGGACCATCCCCGCGTCGAAGCGTACGGCGACGTGGACGAACTCAATGCCTCACTCGGTCTGGCGCGATCGATCGACATGATGCCCCGTATCGACGAAGTGCTCGTGCCCGTGCAGCGCGATCTCTTCGCCATCGGCGCGCTGTTGGCGACTCCCGATCATGAGAAGATGAAGGAGCAGCTCAGCAAGGCTCGCATCGACGAGCAGCGCATCGAGGAGCTCGAGCGGGCGATCGATGCCTGTGAGGCGGAGCTCGAGCCGCTGCGCAGCTTCATCATTCCCGGGGGCACGCCCAAGGCGGCCGCACTGCATGTGGCGCGCACCGTGTGTCGGCGGGCCGAGCGTCGCGTGGTGCATCTCGCGGCCGATATCGAACTGCCGGCCATGGTGGTGGTGTATCTCAACCGCCTGTCCGATCTCCTGTTCATGCTTGCCCGCGTCGCCAACAAGCGTGCGGGTGCGGGCGAGGTGACCTGGTAGTGGGCGGCGCGCCCCCCGACGCGCTCCAACTGCCGCTGCCGTATCCGGTCTACTGCCGGGCCGGCGTGCGGCAGGCCATCGGGGAGATTGCGCGCCTCGCCGCCCCTTCGCATCGCGTCGCCGTCATCAGCGACACCGCCGTGGCGCGCCTGCATGGTGAAGCCATCGCGGCCCAGTTCCCGGCCGACAGCACTCGGCTGTTCACCATTCCACCCGGTGAGCAGGAGAAGACGCGGGCCCGCTGGGCCGAACTCACCGACGCCCTGCTGGAATGGGGCGCGGGACGCGATACCACCGTCATCGCCGTCGGCGGCGGCGTGATCGGCGACCTCGCCGGCTTCGTCGCGTCGACATACATGCGCGGGCTCCCCGTCGTGCAGGTGCCGACCACGCTGCTGGCGATGGTCGACGCGTCGGTGGGGGGCAAGACCGCCGTCGATACCCCCTTCGGCAAGAACCTGGTCGGCGCGTTCCATAACCCGTCGGCAGTGGTCATCGACCCCGACGTGCTCGCTACGCTCCCCGCCGACGTGCTGCGCAGCGGGCTGGCCGAAATGATCAAGCACGGCGTCATCGCCGACGCGTCCTACTTCGACGCCGTCCTCCGGTTCGCCGGCGCCGTCCGTGATCACGGCGCACAGGCCCCGGACTTCGCCGCCACGATCACGACACTGATCACCGGCAGCGTGCGCATCAAGGCGGAAGTCGTCGCTGAAGACACCCGCGAAGGCGGCCTGCGTCAGATCCTGAACTTCGGCCACACCATCGCCCACGCCGTGGAGCGGGTGCTCAACTTCGAGCTCCTCCACGGCGACGCCGTCGCGATGGGGATGGTGGCCGAAGCCCGCATCGCCGAGTCGATCGGACTGGCGGGGCCGGGACTCGCCGTCGCCATCGCCGACGCCGTGGAGAGCGCAGGTCTCCCCTCCCTCCTCCCCGCCGGCATCAGCCTCGACGACATCATCACGGCCACCCACGGCGACAAGAAGGCGCGCGCAGGTTCCGCCCGCTACTCCCTCCCCCGCGGCATCGGCGAAATGGAAGCCGCCGAGGGCACATGGGCGGTCGCGGTGAGCGACGAACAGGTCGGCTCAGCGCTCAGTTAAGCCCATGGCCCACGGCCCATGGCTCACGGTCCATGGCCCATGGCTCACGGCCCACGGCTCACGGCCCATGGCTCACGGCCCATGGCCTTTTTAGGGGAGCTTTGGGCTTTGAGCTTTTGGGCTTTGGGCTGTGGGCTGTCAGCTATGGGCTATCAGCTATGGGCTATCAGCCATGGGGTGTGTGGCGCCGCCGCAACGCCGTACAGCACAGCTCCCTTCCAAACCATGAGATAGCCGTCACGAACGTGACATTCAACCCGAACACTGGCGCGATGCCGTCCTTAAACTGTCACGTAAATGCCAGAATTACGCGCCTAGCAAAGATTTTCATTGACCGCTCAGTATCCCGCCATTATCGTGGCGTTCCCACCCCCTGACTGGGCCGCGTCTGGACCCGGTCGATAAGGCACATGTTCGGCGAGGGCGTATGCAGGCAGCTGCCGCGACCAGGACCACCGAGGCCCGCTCCAAGGGCTTTTTCCGTTCCTCCCCTTCCACCGCCTTCGATCAATACCTCCACGACATACAAAAGCTTCCCCTGATCACGGACGCCGCCGAAGAGCGTAGGCTCGCTCGGCTCGCCCAAAAGGGAGATGAGGCCGCCGCCGAGCGCCTCGTGACCGCGAACCTCCGGTTCGTGATCAGCTACGTGAAGAAGTATCAAGGACACGGCCTCGATCTCTCCGAACTCGTCGCCATCGGCAACGAGGGCCTCCTCAAGGCGGTCCGGAAGTTCGATCCCGATCAGGGCGTCAAGTTCATCTCCTACGCCGTGTGGTGGGTGCGCCAAGCCGTCCTCAAGGCACTGGCTGAGCAGACGCGAAGCGTCCGTATCCCGCTCAACCAGAACTCCCAGCTCATCCGCATGGCTCGCGGTGAGATGGTGCTCAATCAGGTGCTCAATCGCGAGCCCACGGATGCCGAGATGGCCAAGCTCCTCCAGGAGCCCATCGAGCAGATCCGCAATGCCCGCCAGATCACCAGCACCGAAGTCTCCCTCGACGCCCCCATCGATCGTCAGGATCGCGAGGCGTCCACCCTCGGCGAACGCTTCGCCGGCGAGACGCACACCGATATCGAAGAAGGCACCGACTTTCGCCTCATGCGGGAGTTCATCGATCGCGTGTTCCGGAAGTACCTCACGCCGCGCGAACGCAAGATCCTGTATCTGTATTACGGACTCGATGAAGGGGCAGAAGCCATGACCCTCGAGCGCATCGGCGCCCTCATGGGCGTCACGCGCGAACGGATCCGCCAGATTCGCGAGCGGGCCTTCGAAAAGCTCCGCGAGTCGCCCGATGGACGCGCCCTTGCCGGATTCTGGGGCGCCGCCTGAACTAGGACTCGCAGTACAGAATCGCCGGTCTAACAAGTGCAGTAGTAGCTTTTGCGGCGGGTGTTCGTATTCATACGAACACCCGTTCGTTTTTTCTCCCGGTCTTCCTGGAGCTGCTGTTGCCTCGCGTCCTGATCGTTGACGACGAACCGGGCATCCGCTTCGCATTGAAGCGCTGGTTCGAGCGTCAACACTGGACTGTCTCCGAAGCCGGAGATGGCCAGACTGCCATTACCGAACTGCTGGCGAGTGACGATACCGGCGAGAGCCGCGTTGACCTCGTGATTTGCGATCTGCACCTCCCGCTGCTGTCCGGGGAGGAGCTGCTTCGCACACTCATGGTCAGCCGTCCGGCGATCGCCGCACGCGTGATTCTGTCCACCGGCGATGCCGTCTCCGACGCCGCCCCAGACAGCGCCCTCGCGATTCACCCGCACGTGTTGCAGAAGCCGTTCGAACTCAACACGCTGAAAGCGCTCGTCACCTCCATCGTCAGCTAGTTCCGCGCGCGGGCCGCTATCTTTCGGCATGCGCGATGCTCTGCTCGCCACGCTCTCCGCCATCGTAGGCCCTCGCTGGGTGAAATCACGCGCGCCCGAACTCGTCGCGTATGACGCCGACGGGCTCCCGGGATATCGTGCGCTGCCCAACCTCGCCGTCTTTCCCGGCACGCAGGGCGAAGTCGCCGCCGTTGTCCGCGCACTCGCGAGCGCGAATGTGTCGTTCGTGCCGCGTGGCGCCGGTACCGGACTCTCCGGCGGTGCACTAGCCAACGATGTCGTACTGCTCGGCCTCAATCGTCTCACACAGATTCTCCGCGTCGATCCGGTAAATCGCATCGCCGTGGTCGAACCGGGCGTGGTGAACGCAAAGTTGTCGCGCGCCGTGGCGCCGTATGGATTGCAGTACGCTCCCGATCCCTCAAGCCAGAGCGTCTGCACGATCGGCGGCAACGTGGCCGAGAATGCCGGCGGACCGCACTGTCTCAAGTACGGCGTCACGCTCAATCATGTCGTCGAGTGTCTGGTCATCCTTCCCGACGGCCGTTTCATTCGCGCGGGCTCGGCCTTCGGCGAGTCCGATGAATACGACCTGCTCGGCCTGTTCGTCGGCAGTGAAGGCTGCTTCGGTGTCGCGACCGAAATCACGGTGCGACTCGTACCACTGCCCGACCGCGTGCATACGATGCTCGCCGACTTCCCGAGTGTGAACGCTGCCGCGCGCGCGGTGTCACGCATCGTGGCCACCGGTATCGTGCCTGCCGCGCTCGAGATGATGGACAACGCCACCATTCGCGCCGTCGAAGCCTCGATCTACGCCGCCGGCTACCCCACCGACGCCGCCGCCGTACTGCTATGCGAAGTCGATGGCATCGCCGACGGACTCGACGAAGACGTGGCGATCATTCGCGAGTGCTGCATGGCATCGGGCGCCCGCAACGTGCTGGTGGCCACCACCGAAGCCGATCGCGTCCGCCTGTGGCAAGGACGCAAGAAAGCCTTCGGCGCCATGGGCCGCATCGCCCCGTCGCTGGTCGTGCAGGACGCCGTCGTGCCGCGCACGCGCTTGCCCGATGTGCTCGAAACGATTCACGAGATTGCCACGCGCCACAACGTGCAGGTGTGCAACGTATTTCACGCCGGCGACGGCAACCTGCACCCTAATATTCCCTACGACGCGAATGACGCCGATGCGTCGGCCCGCGTGCACGCCGCGATGTCGGAGATCATGCTCGCCTGCATTGCCGCCGGCGGCACCATCACCGGCGAACACGGCGTCGGTCTCGACAAGCTGCCGTACATGGAAAGCCTGTTCAGCGCCGAATCACTGTCGGCGATGTGCACCATCCGCGACGTCTTCGATCCGGCGCGGCGCGCCAATCCGGGCAAGGTCGTGCCGGTGCATAGCTGCAAAGAATGGCGCGGGGGCAACCGTGCTTAATCACACCGGAAGCAATTTAGAGGCGAACGTGTATTCGACGAGCGGAAGCGGTGCTTCCGGCACGATGCACACATTCTTAAATGTGCGATCTCCTCGCCGCGGTGATTCCCCCCGCCCCACACACGTTGGCCCCCAAGCAGCTTCCCTCGTGAAGTCACACCGTGGCGACCGCGGCTGATGGAGACTTCCGAAATCTCCGCCGCCGTCCGCAGCGCGATCGCCAGCAGTACAGTGGTCCGTGGGGTCGGCTCGGGCACGTGGCTTCACGGCGGCCCCGTGGAGAACGATGCCACTGCCACCGTGGTGAAGCCTCGCGGCGGCGTGATCGAATACACCCCGGGTGACCTCGTGATCAGTGTGCACGCGGGCACGACACTGGAGGAGCTGTCGGCGGTGTGCGCCGCCAGCGGCCAGATGATTGCTATCGCGCCGTATGGCTCACCGCGGTCCACCATCGGTGCCGTGGTCGCAACCGCTACCGCGGCGCCGTTGGCATACGATGACCTCGCCATACGCGATTTGGTGCTCGGCCTCACCGTCGTCACCGGCACGGGTGATATCGTGCGCGTCGGTGGCAAGGTAGTAAAGAATGTGGCAGGCTTTGACCTCGTGCGCCTCAACACGGGCGCGTTCGGCACACTTGGTGTGATCACCGAGGTCAACCTGCGGTTGCACGCGAAGCCAAGTATGGATCATGTGGTCACGGGCACGCTGGACGGGTCACCGTGGGATTGGGTTCCGCGTCTCATCGCGAACCGTGCCCCGTTGCCGATGCAGGTGCGGCTCGCGCCCGATGAACCGGCGCAACTCTTTGCGCGTTGCACCGGCAATGGTGCGCGGGCGTCGGCGTTGCGCGGCATCATGCAGTCGTACGGCGTGCGCAATACGTTTACGCTCGGGCCTTCCGACACCAGCAGCGCCGATGAGCAGGTGCCGATGATCACCGCGCTGCGTCATGTGCCAGACCACGCATTGGTGCTCCGCATTCGCACCGAGCTGTCCGGAGGGGATGCGATGCTCGAACATGTGCGCAAACTCCTTCCCGAGGCCACGCTGCTCTATAATCCGTCGCGTGGATCGGTTCGCGTGATCACCGACCCCGGACACGAAGATGACGTGCTGGTAGAGCAACTTGAGATGCAGTTCGGTCGCACCCCTGTGAACTATTCGCTGGTGGCCGAACAA harbors:
- a CDS encoding RNA polymerase sigma factor RpoD/SigA; protein product: MQAAAATRTTEARSKGFFRSSPSTAFDQYLHDIQKLPLITDAAEERRLARLAQKGDEAAAERLVTANLRFVISYVKKYQGHGLDLSELVAIGNEGLLKAVRKFDPDQGVKFISYAVWWVRQAVLKALAEQTRSVRIPLNQNSQLIRMARGEMVLNQVLNREPTDAEMAKLLQEPIEQIRNARQITSTEVSLDAPIDRQDREASTLGERFAGETHTDIEEGTDFRLMREFIDRVFRKYLTPRERKILYLYYGLDEGAEAMTLERIGALMGVTRERIRQIRERAFEKLRESPDGRALAGFWGAA
- a CDS encoding response regulator is translated as MPRVLIVDDEPGIRFALKRWFERQHWTVSEAGDGQTAITELLASDDTGESRVDLVICDLHLPLLSGEELLRTLMVSRPAIAARVILSTGDAVSDAAPDSALAIHPHVLQKPFELNTLKALVTSIVS
- a CDS encoding FAD-linked oxidase C-terminal domain-containing protein, which produces MRDALLATLSAIVGPRWVKSRAPELVAYDADGLPGYRALPNLAVFPGTQGEVAAVVRALASANVSFVPRGAGTGLSGGALANDVVLLGLNRLTQILRVDPVNRIAVVEPGVVNAKLSRAVAPYGLQYAPDPSSQSVCTIGGNVAENAGGPHCLKYGVTLNHVVECLVILPDGRFIRAGSAFGESDEYDLLGLFVGSEGCFGVATEITVRLVPLPDRVHTMLADFPSVNAAARAVSRIVATGIVPAALEMMDNATIRAVEASIYAAGYPTDAAAVLLCEVDGIADGLDEDVAIIRECCMASGARNVLVATTEADRVRLWQGRKKAFGAMGRIAPSLVVQDAVVPRTRLPDVLETIHEIATRHNVQVCNVFHAGDGNLHPNIPYDANDADASARVHAAMSEIMLACIAAGGTITGEHGVGLDKLPYMESLFSAESLSAMCTIRDVFDPARRANPGKVVPVHSCKEWRGGNRA
- a CDS encoding FAD-binding protein, with product METSEISAAVRSAIASSTVVRGVGSGTWLHGGPVENDATATVVKPRGGVIEYTPGDLVISVHAGTTLEELSAVCAASGQMIAIAPYGSPRSTIGAVVATATAAPLAYDDLAIRDLVLGLTVVTGTGDIVRVGGKVVKNVAGFDLVRLNTGAFGTLGVITEVNLRLHAKPSMDHVVTGTLDGSPWDWVPRLIANRAPLPMQVRLAPDEPAQLFARCTGNGARASALRGIMQSYGVRNTFTLGPSDTSSADEQVPMITALRHVPDHALVLRIRTELSGGDAMLEHVRKLLPEATLLYNPSRGSVRVITDPGHEDDVLVEQLEMQFGRTPVNYSLVAEQGAPPRHDTSPIHAPIKRAFDPHGVLNRRRATFTPKPYVR